ATTTTAAGGTtatagttttatcataaaatgtgtattttttgtttatttttagcatcctgataaatttcaaattattattgatgCTGCTAAAAATGGACAAGATCcaagtgttaaaaaattagcatcTCAACTTATTGGACGCTTTTTCAAACATTTCCCCAGCTTACATTTCCAAGCTTTTGAAGCAGTTTTTGATTTGTGCGAAGATGATGATGTCAatgtaagtatttttactttattatattataaatataatacagtattgtgatcgaaaaaaaaaatcgatatcggggtttcaacggaaatacacgttttgagggtccctgaagAGTACTTctctctaggccaaaacaggatttttggggttttcacaaaaaacggctctaacgatttcgattaaactaggcacaaggctaaaccttaaggtgttcctaggattggtataagccacatatccgggaaaattggagaaggcccacaccctagggaaaacctaTCCAAATACAGGaagatgggattttctagggagaggctgaggggacagcagtgaaacttcgtatcatgGATtctatcaacaaggtcctaggtttgatataactcccctcTGGGACCCCTCCCCCTGTAGCCATGGACCCGGAagggatgaaatcgtcaaaagtggtcaatcaaccctacccaaaattgatcaaatattatttaaaatgtctttttaagtaacttttgtaacttggtaatctttgcttaacctcacccttaccaaattacatccttctaaatattatattaaatccaataaatacctatgcctgttcctcattacttgtttttaaataattcttacaattggctgctttcaataaaaatattacaagaataatcaattttataatataattaagtcTTGTCCGacgtttcggaccgtttattttttttgcggGGGTAGACTTGTATTACGATTTCTTTACAGCAATTTAACTATGAATTCCTTTATAATTCTTATGAATTGACCAAAtagttaacaaaattttcactccttctgaaataaataatttcaaaaaatattactagAGTGGCTTGGTTAGTGTTGAATGGAGTTCCAGcatcttattttattgaatattttcaataatagataatcttttttttcagaTACGGAAACAAAGTATTAGAGATCTGCCAAATTTATGTAAAGATAACAAAGAAAATACACTACGAATAGCTGATATTCTAGCGCAATTACTACAGAGTGATGATCCCCAAGAACAAAATATTACTGCAAATTCATTAATCGCTGTAATTACATCTGATGCACCAAGCGCAATAAAAGGTATCTTTCAACAAATGGAAATAGGCGATGAATTGGTTAAAGAACgttgctttaaatttttatcaacaaaattcaaaatattgggCAAAGAAATTATTACCAAAGAAGCTGAAGATGTCATTATTGAATACTGTAAAAAATTCTTAgaggtaaatataattttttttcaaatctgcAATagagggaatattcatgtattttttttatatttttaattcattgtttacaccgttataacaaagtaaaaaatataaatactgcttaaaagtgctgtatttaagtgtaaaaaaatatttaaaatacattataattttgagatatttaaacgcagttttttggcgctctctgttgataacgtataagtacgtgatctatcaattggtgacagttcagtgtataatttacactttaaaaaaatgaatttacaacacagaatttacactcgttattattaagttttctaataaaaatccgtagaatagtataatttaatgaaataccatataaaatgtaagtaattaatatcatatagtatgtcaacaaattatGATGGTTTGATTCTCCATCGTTATATCGAAGTAATTCAATAaagatttattgtatttttcgaATAGATTAGTTTCAAATTTAGATACTTATATCAGCCAGGAAATTTTTGCTCTAGGTAATCATAGAAAGTCGATCAACCTCGCTCACTAGTGTATTGCTAGTAACTAGATCTTAATATTCTTGTGTTTGAATTTCAGAGTGCAACCGgtgaagaatttaaaataataatgcagCTATTAAATAACACACATTTACCAAAAACTCTAATGGGTCAAcgtgaaattgtaaaattaatacaaaaacatgCAGATTTAGATCAACCATTTGATCTACACGAATCAAACAACTACAGTTTACATATGATTACATTAGCTGTAAATGCCGCATTACCATATTTATCATCAAGTGTTGATTCAAATGCATTTATGAGGTACATGTGTGAACAAGTATTACCACATTTAGAAGAAATGGAATCATTAGAAAATGGTGAAAGTGTACAGGTTGCCATTTTACGGCAATTAGCTGAATTAGCTACTTATACTACCAATTATGAAAAAGTTGATGAATCAATTGaatcacttttcaaaaaattattggtaaGATGATTTTCTAATTgttgaattttactttttttttttcgaatgtaGCTATTGAAAAATCTGAGGCTCTGCGTCAAATCCGGAGAGACGTAAGGATTAGCCTTTCCAATCATGAATGGAATAAAAACTTTGTAATTAACTCGCTGAACACCGATTCAAAAATGTAATCCTCGCTGTGTTAGATAATTATTAAGTCAATGTTTTGACACATGTCGTTctaacttataaaaatatcgGGGTTTAAATTTACTTATTCGACAATCCTGCAAAGGAAgactatttattgattttaattagaaTCTTTTTATAGGTCACTTTATAGACATAGAATGTTATATAGATGTAATGTTTCGCCATAATTATGGTTGTTAATTTTATGCTCTTTATAATGATTAActacgattaaataatttaggttGGCTTTTAAAGcagaacaaaaagtaaaaagaaatgaGAAATTAATAAACCGAAGGGAAATTTTAGCAACAAAGCTCACATTAAGATTAGAAGTCTCTTCAATCTATTTTACTAGAAAAACgcttaaatcaaaaaattacaaacatcaACAACACAAGAGagcaatctttttaaataacaaaaggaATTAGCTGTCAAAAGCACGGTTTAAACTCAAAACCTGATAAAAGGTTCCTTTCTTTTACTACCGCGGCACTTTAAAATATTCCCGGATCAACAAAATTAATGTCACatcttgattaaattttatgaactccatttaaacacaaatatttttttttaattttagatatataTGCCCGCGCCGCCAACTAATGGAGATCTTGATACATTTCCAAAACAAGAATTTTCATTTGTCGAATGTCTATTATACGCTTTTCATAAACTTGCCAGATTTTCACCGCAGTTTTTAACAAATGATGAAGAACGTTTAAAAGATTTCAAATTACGTTTACAATATTTTGCCCGTGGTCTACAAGTAAGTTAATCAtacattaattgaaaaatttaatttctcacAACTTAgaacttaattaaatattgatcatGATTCAACAGGGATGTATcaagaaattaaatgaaaaactatcATCAGATGAATCATTAAAGAAAGAGAAACAACCAAACGAGTTGTTACAAATGACATCAAATATAAATACGTTAATCAAAGATATATTTCGAAGTCCCCCAATATATAAAGCTAATATTACCTTATCGTGGAAAGACGCTGATGCAACATCAAATAAGACGGTAGTGAAAACTGCACCTGAAACAAATGGTACCTCAGTAAATCGTCAAAAGAGGCATACACCAATTACATTTGATAGTGATTCATCACCAAATAAGATTTCACGTGGAAATGGAAAGCCTACAAGTTCTGAACAGCAGAAAATTTATACACCACCATCTGGGAAATACAGTACAAAAGTATCTGGATAtggtaagtttaattttaataatgaggAGTGTcagaaagtatattttaaaataaataatatatttctaataCATTCATCTCAATTTTTTGTCAAAGAAATCGTTATCGTGTTTCACTATCGTTCAGGGCGCTTACctacaaaaatatctttaaagcATAGTCGTAGAAAATTATCTCAACtatagttttaagaaaaaaagcgGATTTCTCAGTTTTTGACCCTGAAATAAGTAATAGAGAACTTACACAGatcattttcaactttaaaactAAGTTCTTCTAAATCTTATCCtgtgtgttaatttttttattaatatcaagagttcgttttgtaattgattcaatttttttcgattaatgaaataatgttcaataaatttaaatatttgttttttattctctCCCACAGATGGTAATCGACGACCAGGTCGTGGAAGTCGTCCAAATGTTCGAGGAGGAAAGCCAAGTTATCGGGGCTCTTCACGAAATTGGAGGTTTTAAATGCAATAACCATAAACCAGGAACAAATCCAAGTCatactgtatatattatttagacTACAAGtgtaatctttttttaaaacctcGTAAATTTTCTAAACAGCAAAAAATGCTAACAATtgtgtataatttaaaagaagaacatttacttaaaaaaaaaagtgagtgagaaatgtttttcgaaaatgattAGCAGTTGGAGAATTTTAGTTAGAAAAGCGTAGAAAATTATTCGACTTCGTTTACGTCATTTACATCGTTCCAAAcatgaattttttgattcatatatgaaaaattttgggaaCATACAATgggaaatattcattttataaaatgattttaaacgtccaaaattattttgaattttaattcaaatatattccGATCCGTAAAACACAATACAATCCTATTCAAAACAAGGATTTACACAAGGAAACCTACTCAAACAAggatttacaaaaatacaaaagttaagaatctaaaattattaagaatatttaaaaaattttcaaatcttaaaaaaaaatagaactattgaaattttttttatgaatttatatagtaaagattttctttaaatcgaAATCTATGGAAATATTCAACATTTACATGTTTACTTCGACTTTTGATGTGGTTATGAAACAATCTCGTtctattcaaacatttttaataataactgtatttttaaacaaattaaaaaattaagtggacaaaattcattacaaaacatagaaaataagtggtttttttaaatttggaaatttaaatttatacaaactaTGTGactaaagaaaacaattttttacggTTAACATAAATTGAACAGTTTATTGGTTTTTCTTAATTGATTTAATagaagataaaaaacaaaaaaactagtaatttttaataagtgaattattttgtctgataaaattttcttcattctccattaaattaaaaccgtcttaaatatcaattataaatcgtctaaaatataaaaaataatatacgacTTTAATATTAGTATGAATTGTTTTGTCTTAATATTGAAATCAACCACGAAGATTtggaataatgaaaaaaaaattgaaaagagtaCGACTaataaaggtaattttgagcaagaaacatttatttaaaaaaaaaaatgtcgaaacGATTTCCTCTTCAAGGTTAGCACAAAGatcaaagaataataaaaataaaattatccaatattaagtaaaacaaaattctGGAATAACTATGAAAAAGTTAAGAAATAATTCCAGAACTagtaaaattctttattataatataataaaatttgaagtgaaattaataatttccaaaAGAAGGTCGCAACTATAATTCttccaaaattattcaaaattaaatagtgTACATCATTGCTAAACAGCCATATTGTTTAACTGAGAactgacaaaaaattaaataaattccagtgcatttaagaaaatcatcaatattttagcgtattaaaacaaataaattgaaacgCAACCTATATAAATCTTAGAACTAATTAACGGCtacaaatttattagaaattattagAACAAACAAACCGTTTACCAAGAAAGCTTTGTAACGtcaagaaataaatttacaaatatggcaatatttaataattttaatatttcgaaacaataacaatattggAACAGTGCATTTAAgaaaatcatcaatattttagctaacaaataaattgaaacgCAACCTATCTTAGCTTTTCTTAGAACTCATTAACGGCtacaaatttattagaaattattcgAACAAACAAATCGTTTACCAAGAAAGCTTTGTAACGtcaagaaataaatttcaaaatatggcAATCATTTcgaaacaataacaatattggAACGCAACCTAAATAAATTACGAATTCATCGAGAACTAATAAAATACTGAAACAAATGAATAAACCACCACGAAAAGCGTCAAGAAatgtatttacatataaaacccAAATGAATGTATGGGCTCAATAAGGACAAgtaaatacaacaacaaaatcaaCCTCCAAGAAAACatggaaaatatatttccatataaataaATCCTCAACATTTTAAGCGTTTCGAAACAATAACAATCTTGAAACCCAACTTTAATAAGTCTACGAACTACTCCTACtactacaataaattattttaacaactaAACCAACCTTCAAGAAAACAATGAAACTTCGTTAATATATTGCTATATAAAATGGTGGTCACAAGTTTTTGATACTTTCGAATAGAAATACGATAAAACTTGAgacaatgataaaataaatgaatcaaattaagttgtttaaaagtactaaatttaaaaaagaaaaaaaaattaaaaacttcgaaaacatttattttggaaaacatCATAGCCTTGACAATTGAAATTAAATGGCAAACTTTGAAACCTAAAGTAGAAATTTTACGAATGTTTTACTCCATCGGTTTATCTTTGATTTTTCTGGTTTTGGTAAATTATTTCTGgaaagatattgattttttataagaacTGAGGACTTCAGAgagattttgagataaaatgttaaatatgcaaaaaatgaacaattgCTTTGGAAATTTAAACCTGATTTAAAAATGATCATTAAAATTACTTATGTCCATCTTTGATTTTTCTGGTTTTGGTAAACATTTTTTGGGAAGATATTAATCAAGCATTATGAGCTTCTCGGCAAGGTTCTAAGATAAAAggatgatatatttattttaatcacagAATAaactgtgtttttaaaaaaatatcagggCAGATACTGAATTAATATACGAGAAGTGAACAATTTTACTTGTTTCAATATATTTCTTAAAtcatcgaaaaattataaacaagtcATACAAAAAACTTCGATTAtagttacaaaatataattttccttAAATCAATGAAAAGATAAAAggctgatttatttattttaatcacagaataaactgtttttttaaaaaaatatcagggAAAATTCTGAATAATATACGAAAAGTGAACAATGCCcttggaaattgaaaaaaaaaataagatcaaTTTTACTTGACTTGTTTTAATATACTTCTCGAAtcatcgaaaaattataaacaagtaatataaaaaacttcgattataattacaaaatataatttttcctgaaatcaatgaaatgatttataaatctgatattcaaattcatttgaattttgaaaatgtacccagtttgaattattttattttctgcaataaaaagaacaaaaattattttacaattttcaacattaaaaattcgcttatgaaatgaaaagaaaattaaataaaaatcagaattactaatattaatattaaataatttaactgcAAATGATTTCAATGTACGGCTTCTATAGAATTTATTGTTGGTTGATTTTTGGGAAATTGAACTGTTTACATTTatgcaaaacaatttttgaagggGAATTAGCTTAATTACAACAAACACAAAGATgttcaaatgataaaaattcacgAATTCGTCATGACATTTGGGGggagttaaaaatgtaatacgaaacattaaataataataaataaaaagttggtataataaaatttaaattataaaatgcgtTTTACGGGAGAAAACTCTgctaaaacacttaaaaatttaatacaatataattaaatcgaTAATATCGcgcaaataaacaatttttaaatattttaaaattaaatcaaagacAATTCCATTAAAATAGAGTGATAAAACCTTAAACCAAATTTTCCTTCccaaatagaattatttttccttaattttttctttgatttttcacTCAATAAATTAACTAGAAAATtgctgaatttttaaaaaacagcaaacaataaacaaatgtttttctaggaaaaacatttgtgtataactttgtataaaatacaaagttatacaaaagtaaactaaaattttaattttttttttcaggtattAATTTGATACtaactttatttaatacattttagcTGCCTTCAAAGTCGGTGTATTCAGGAGAGAAGTGAATCctgtaaattttgaaattgaatacaAGAAGAGttcaatattacaatttttaataattttttattttcaggttgGCGGAGAGGAGTTCTTTGAATAAttctttgttaatatttaaattgtatgttCCAGGATCTTTTTTGACTTaatattgaatcatttttttggaaGGAGCATCATGTGATAAGTTCCGtctatttatcaaatatttactaatcaattttttctaggGTACTTCGTTAAAATTATGAAGAGAATGAAGAATGAAGTcatctaattttcaattttattgcttAACTATTACTATCAATAAAATACTTtagaaaatacacaaatttgttattattttttattcctctactagctgttacccgcccgctttgctgggcaacatccccacttgcacccctccctccacatttccttgcgttggataacagttttgtaatgtacacgtcatgctcttttatttgataccccacttaggtatatttgtaaatattcgatatttccttcccactttctcgctacacctttctaccctccgaaggttgaaaaaatttctaaatgtaatttaaaacattctgaccaagttttgaattattaaaagccataattgaaaaatatgaattttttattcatgaacacccccgcaaccccccttgtgggtggaatttcgtaaaatccgttcttagctgacctctacttggcaaaaggaatattcctgccaaatttcaagtctctaggtcttatagttccagagatatcgtgatgagtgactatctatctatctatctatatctatagaaagtctatatatttatagatttaaattcaaatataggTGTCTTTGGGATATTTTATTGTATCGAGAGGAGAGCATGATAAGACAACCCTCCTGTGGACACGACTTtgacattaatttaattgactagtgacggttttccactaaacggacaaacaaaattcaaaactcaaaaaataacttaacttttcgcAAAGATGTTTTTGAATACTGGCGTGTTTTGTGACAATTGAAAaactgatattttattattatccaacTGTCGCAAAACACgccagtcttcaaaaagttaaattattattttagttttgtttgcCCGTTTTGTGGAA
The Chrysoperla carnea chromosome 4, inChrCarn1.1, whole genome shotgun sequence genome window above contains:
- the LOC123297633 gene encoding apoptosis inhibitor 5 is translated as MTYTVDQLYSNCDELTNAKDKISEHPDKFQIIIDAAKNGQDPSVKKLASQLIGRFFKHFPSLHFQAFEAVFDLCEDDDVNIRKQSIRDLPNLCKDNKENTLRIADILAQLLQSDDPQEQNITANSLIAVITSDAPSAIKGIFQQMEIGDELVKERCFKFLSTKFKILGKEIITKEAEDVIIEYCKKFLESATGEEFKIIMQLLNNTHLPKTLMGQREIVKLIQKHADLDQPFDLHESNNYSLHMITLAVNAALPYLSSSVDSNAFMRYMCEQVLPHLEEMESLENGESVQVAILRQLAELATYTTNYEKVDESIESLFKKLLIYMPAPPTNGDLDTFPKQEFSFVECLLYAFHKLARFSPQFLTNDEERLKDFKLRLQYFARGLQGCIKKLNEKLSSDESLKKEKQPNELLQMTSNINTLIKDIFRSPPIYKANITLSWKDADATSNKTVVKTAPETNGTSVNRQKRHTPITFDSDSSPNKISRGNGKPTSSEQQKIYTPPSGKYSTKVSGYDGNRRPGRGSRPNVRGGKPSYRGSSRNWRF